Proteins found in one Mustela lutreola isolate mMusLut2 chromosome 12, mMusLut2.pri, whole genome shotgun sequence genomic segment:
- the RUSC2 gene encoding AP-4 complex accessory subunit RUSC2 isoform X4: MPLFEISRMDSPPKLAGETLIVHHIPLVHCQVPDRQCCGGASGGSGSTRSNPFCPPDLGITQPDQDLGQADSLLYNSLHSAAGGSARPADSTKSRVRDGRGPGAPKRHNPFLLQEGAAEPGLSDLYDDSIGDSATQQSFHLHGAGQPTFHLSPFQLPPPGPRAGRPWGATRSRAGVVEGQEQEPVATLESQHCSPSHCCRPDLEAETMELDECGGPGGSGSGGGASDTSGFSFDQEWKLSSDESPRNPGCSGSGPQHCRCSSTSSQSEAADQSMGYVSDSSCNSSDGVLVTFSTLYNKMHGNSRANLNSAPQSCSNSSFCSHSDPGAFYLDLQPSPAESKMSCESHHPDSGGREGSYGCPHASSPELDANCNSYRPHCEPCPGVADLTACFQSQARLVVATQNYYKLVTCDLSSQSSPSPAGSSITSCSEEHTKISPAPGPGPDPGPSQPSEYYLFQRPEVQTEEQGVVGSSVEAAAPMGPGVIEGQVYTNTSPPNLSTGRQRSRSCDRSLARSPPVRLGSLERMLSCPVRLSEGPAALAGPGSPPRRVTSFAELAKGRKKAAGSGSPPLRVSIGDSSQEFSPIPEAQQDRVGPLDEGTRCSHSLPPMPSGPGMDIIGPESWSTQVCQGPQSSEMPPASLRAAGQGPLAQLMDPGSALSGSPANSHTQKDARARADGQIVKPLPLTCPDFQDPFSLTEKPPAEFCLSPDGNSEAISIDLLQKKGLVKAVNTAVDLIVAHFGTSRDPGVKAKLGNSSVSPNVGHLVLKYLCPAVQAVLEDGLKAFVLDVIIGQRKNMPWSVVEASTQLGPSTKVLHGLYNKVSQFPELTSHTMRFNAFILGLLNIRSLEFWFNHLYNHEDIIQTHYQPWGFLSAAHTVCPGLFEELLLLLQPLALLPFSLDLLFQHRLLQSGQQQRQHKELLRVSQDLLLSAHSTLQLARARGQEGPGDMDRAVHGERVKGVGAPEGGEDEEEEETEEVAEAAGGSGRGRWARGGQAGWWYQLMQSSQVYIDGSTEGSRFPRGGSNSSEKKKGAGGGGPPPREGVVEGAEACPAPEETLGRDRGWPFWMGSPPDSVLAELRRSREREGSTAPPAENEEGASEPSPGGIKWGHLFGSRKAQRETRPTNRLPSDWLSLDKSMFQLVAQTVGARREPEPKESLQEPHSPVLPSKPPCEVKALCHHLATGPGQLSFHKGDILRVLGPAGGDWLRCSRGPDTGLVPLAYVTLTPTPSPTPGSSQN; the protein is encoded by the exons ATGCCCTTGTTCGAAATTTCCAGAATGGATAGTCCCCCAAAGCTGGCTGGAGAGACCCTCATCGTCCACCACATCCCCCTGGTGCACTGTCAGGTCCCAGACAGGCAGTGCTGTGGAGGGGCAAGTGGAGGTAGTGGGAGCACCAGATCCAATCCTTTCTGCCCCCCTGACCTGGGCATCACCCAGCCTGATCAAGACCTAGGACAAGCTGACTCGCTGCTATACAACAGTCTGCACTCTGCTGCAGGGGGATCCGCACGGCCTGCAGACAGCACGAAGAGTAGGGTTCGGGAtggcagaggccctggggccCCTAAACGGCACAATCCTTTCCTGCTGCAGGAGGGTGCGGCTGAGCCAGGACTTAGTGATCTGTATGACGACAGCATTGGTGATAGTGCCACCCAGCAGTCCTTCCACCTGCATGGGGCTGGTCAACCCACCTTCCATCTGTCCCCTTTCCAGCTGCCACCACCTGGCCCCAGAGCGGGCAGGCCATGGGGGGCAACGCGTAGTCGGGCTGGAGTAGTGGAGGGGCAGGAACAGGAGCCGGTGGCCACCTTGGAGAGCCAGCACTGCAGCCCTAGCCACTGCTGCCGGCCAGACCTGGAAGCAGAGACCATGGAGCTGGATGAGTGTGGGGGACCTGGGGGGAGTGGCAGTGGGGGTGGAGCCAGTGATACCTCTGGCTTTTCCTTCGATCAGGAATGGAAGCTCAGTTCAGATGAGTCCCCAAGGAACCCAGGATGCTCAGGCTCGGGGCCTCAGCACTGCCGCTGCAGTAGCACCTCCAGTCAGTCCGAGGCGGCTGACCAGTCCATGGGCTACGTGAGTGACTCCTCCTGCAACAGCTCAGATGGTGTGCTGGTCACCTTCAGCACCCTCTACAACAAGATGCATGGCAACTCCCGTGCCAATCTCAACTCCGCCCCACAGTCTTGCAGCAACTCTTCTTTCTGTAGCCACTCAGACCCTGGCGCCTTCTACCTGGACCTGCAGCCCTCCCCAGCCGAGTCGAAGATGTCTTGTGAGTCCCACCACCCTGACAgcggaggaagggaagggagctaTGGCTGTCCTCATGCCTCATCTCCTGAGCTCGATGCCAACTGCAACTCCTACCGCCCACACTGTGAGCCCTGCCCAGGTGTGGCTGACCTCACAGCCTGCTTCCAGAGCCAGGCCCGTCTTGTTGTGGCCACCCAGAATTACTATAAACTTGTCACCTGTGACCTCTCCTCCCAGTCATCCCCAAGCCCAGCTGGCTCTTCCATCACCAGCTGCTCTGAAGAACACACCAAGATAAGCCCTGCACCAGGCCCTGGCCCAGACCCTGGCCCTAGCCAGCCCTCTGAGTATTACCTAttccagaggccagaagtccagaCAGAAGAACAAGGAGTGGTGGGTTCCTCGGTGGAAGCAGCAGCTCCTATGGGCCCCGGTGTGATCGAGGGGCAAGTGTATACTAACACTTCACCCCCCAACCTTAGCACTGGACGCCAGCGCTCTCGGAGCTGTGATCGCAGCCTCGCGCGCAGCCCTCCTGTCCGCCTGGGCTCACTGGAACGCATGTTGAGTTGCCCAGTGCGCCTGAGTGAGGGTCCCGCGGCCCTCGCTGGGCCTGGCTCACCACCTCGGCGAGTCACCTCCTTTGCTGAGCTCGCCAAGGGCCGGAAGAAGGCTGCAGGCTCTGGCTCCCCTCCACTCCGAGTGAGCATTGGGGACTCCTCCCAAGAGTTCTCACCCATCCCAGAAGCCCAACAAGATAGGGTGGGCCCACTGGACGAGGGCACTCGCTGTAGCCACAGCCTACCACCCATGCCCTCAGGGCCCGGCATGGACATAATTGGCCCAGAGTCCTGGTCCACCCAGGTCTGTCAGGGCCCCCAGTCCAGTGAGATGCCACCTGCTAGCCTCAGAGCTGCTGGGCAAGGACCCCTGGCCCAGCTGATGGATCCAGGGTCTGCTCTCTCAGGGAGCCCAGCCAACAGCCATACCCAGAAGGATGCAAGAGCTAGAGCTGACG gtCAAATAGTGAAGCCATTACCACTGACCTGCCCTGACTTCCAAGATCCCTTTTCCTTGACTGAGAAGCCTCCAGCTGAGTTTTGTCTGTCCCCAGATGGCAACTCAGAGGCCATTTCCATTGACCTGCTTCAGAAAAAAG GGCTGGTAAAGGCGGTTAACACTGCTGTGGACCTCATCGTGGCCCATTTTGGCACAAGCCGGGATCCTGGGGTGAAG GCAAAGCTGGGAAACAGTTCTGTGAGCCCCAATGTGGGCCACCTGGTTCTGAAGTACTTGTGCCCTGCAGTCCAGGCTGTGCTGGAGGATGGGCTCAAGGCCTTCGTGCTAGATGTCATCATTGGGCAACGCAAGAACATGCCGTGGAGTGTGGTTGAGGCTTCCACACAGCTAG GCCCATCCACCAAGGTCCTGCATGGCCTCTACAACAAGGTCAGCCAGTTCCCAGAACTCACCAGTCACACCATGCGTTTCAACGCCTTCATTCTCGGCCTGCTGAA CATCCGGTCCCTGGAGTTCTGGTTTAATCACCTCTATAACCACGAAG ATATCATCCAGACCCACTACCAACCATGGGGCTTCCTGAGTGCAGCGCATACCGTGTGCCCCGGCCTCTTCGAGGAACTGCTGCTGCTACTGCAGCCCCTGGCCCTGCTGCCCTTCAGCCTCGACTTGCTATTCCAGCACCGGCTCCTGCAAAGTGGGCAGCAGCAGCGGCAACACAAGGAGCTGCTGCGGGTATCCCAGGATCTGCTGCTGTCTGCACACTCGACATTGCAGTTGGCCCgggccaggggccaggagggGCCTGGAGACATGGATAGGGCAGTCCatggggagcgggtgaagggtgTGGGTGCCCCTGAAGGTGGAGAAgacgaggaggaagaggagacagaagaggTGGCAGAGGCAGCTGGGGGTTCAGGGCGTGGCAGGTGGGCCCGAGGCGGGCAGGCTGGCTGGTGGTACCAGCTCATGCAGAGTTCCCAGGTCTACATAGATGGCTCAACTGAGGGCTCTAGGTTCCCCCGTGGTGGCAGCAATAgcagtgagaaaaagaaaggggccGGAGGCGGAGGACCACCCCCCCGAGAGGGAGTAGTTGAGGGGGCAgaggcctgccctgcccctgaGGAGACCCTTGGCCGGGACAGGGGCTGGCCCTTCTGGATGGGAAGCCCCCCCGATTCTGTGCTGGCTGAGCTGAGGCGTAGCCGGGAGAGGGAAGGATCCACTGCCCCCCCAGCAGAAAATGAGGAAGGAGCCTCAGAGCCTTCACCCGGGGGCATCAAGTGGGGACACCTCTTTGGCTCCCGAAAGGCTCAGCGGGAGACCCGGCCCACAAACAG GCTACCGTCTGACTGGCTGAGCCTGGACAAGTCCATGTTCCAACTAGTGGCACAGACGGTGGGTGCCCGCCGAGAGCCAGAGCCCAAGGAGAGCCTGCAGGAGCCACACTCCCCAGTCTTGCCCTCCAAGCCTCCATG CGAGGTGAAGGCACTGTGCCATCATCTGGCTACAGGCCCTGGACAGCTGAGCTTCCACAAGGGAGATATCCTACGGGTGCTGGGGCCAGCTGGAGGAGACTGGCTGCGCTGCAGCCGTGGCCCCGACACCGGCCTGGTGCCTCTGGCCTATGTGACCTTGACCCCAACTCCAAGTCCAACCCCAGGAAGCAGCCAAAACTGA
- the RUSC2 gene encoding AP-4 complex accessory subunit RUSC2 isoform X2 — protein MPLFEISRMDSPPKLAGETLIVHHIPLVHCQVPDRQCCGGASGGSGSTRSNPFCPPDLGITQPDQDLGQADSLLYNSLHSAAGGSARPADSTKSRVRDGRGPGAPKRHNPFLLQEGAAEPGLSDLYDDSIGDSATQQSFHLHGAGQPTFHLSPFQLPPPGPRAGRPWGATRSRAGVVEGQEQEPVATLESQHCSPSHCCRPDLEAETMELDECGGPGGSGSGGGASDTSGFSFDQEWKLSSDESPRNPGCSGSGPQHCRCSSTSSQSEAADQSMGYVSDSSCNSSDGVLVTFSTLYNKMHGNSRANLNSAPQSCSNSSFCSHSDPGAFYLDLQPSPAESKMSCESHHPDSGGREGSYGCPHASSPELDANCNSYRPHCEPCPGVADLTACFQSQARLVVATQNYYKLVTCDLSSQSSPSPAGSSITSCSEEHTKISPAPGPGPDPGPSQPSEYYLFQRPEVQTEEQGVVGSSVEAAAPMGPGVIEGQVYTNTSPPNLSTGRQRSRSCDRSLARSPPVRLGSLERMLSCPVRLSEGPAALAGPGSPPRRVTSFAELAKGRKKAAGSGSPPLRVSIGDSSQEFSPIPEAQQDRVGPLDEGTRCSHSLPPMPSGPGMDIIGPESWSTQVCQGPQSSEMPPASLRAAGQGPLAQLMDPGSALSGSPANSHTQKDARARADEQATATESPPPWSRSCPPVARPATSQQPQKEDQKLLTLAEYRLHGTGSLPPLGSWRSSLSRAESLARGGGEGSMASRPNNANHLSPQALKWREYRRKNPLGPPGLSGSLDRRPQDARLARRNPIFEFPGSFSAAGHLNCRLNGQIVKPLPLTCPDFQDPFSLTEKPPAEFCLSPDGNSEAISIDLLQKKGLVKAVNTAVDLIVAHFGTSRDPGVKAKLGNSSVSPNVGHLVLKYLCPAVQAVLEDGLKAFVLDVIIGQRKNMPWSVVEASTQLGPSTKVLHGLYNKVSQFPELTSHTMRFNAFILGLLNIRSLEFWFNHLYNHEDIIQTHYQPWGFLSAAHTVCPGLFEELLLLLQPLALLPFSLDLLFQHRLLQSGQQQRQHKELLRVSQDLLLSAHSTLQLARARGQEGPGDMDRAVHGERVKGVGAPEGGEDEEEEETEEVAEAAGGSGRGRWARGGQAGWWYQLMQSSQVYIDGSTEGSRFPRGGSNSSEKKKGAGGGGPPPREGVVEGAEACPAPEETLGRDRGWPFWMGSPPDSVLAELRRSREREGSTAPPAENEEGASEPSPGGIKWGHLFGSRKAQRETRPTNRLPSDWLSLDKSMFQLVAQTVGARREPEPKESLQEPHSPVLPSKPPCEVKALCHHLATGPGQLSFHKGDILRVLGPAGGDWLRCSRGPDTGLVPLAYVTLTPTPSPTPGSSQN, from the exons ATGCCCTTGTTCGAAATTTCCAGAATGGATAGTCCCCCAAAGCTGGCTGGAGAGACCCTCATCGTCCACCACATCCCCCTGGTGCACTGTCAGGTCCCAGACAGGCAGTGCTGTGGAGGGGCAAGTGGAGGTAGTGGGAGCACCAGATCCAATCCTTTCTGCCCCCCTGACCTGGGCATCACCCAGCCTGATCAAGACCTAGGACAAGCTGACTCGCTGCTATACAACAGTCTGCACTCTGCTGCAGGGGGATCCGCACGGCCTGCAGACAGCACGAAGAGTAGGGTTCGGGAtggcagaggccctggggccCCTAAACGGCACAATCCTTTCCTGCTGCAGGAGGGTGCGGCTGAGCCAGGACTTAGTGATCTGTATGACGACAGCATTGGTGATAGTGCCACCCAGCAGTCCTTCCACCTGCATGGGGCTGGTCAACCCACCTTCCATCTGTCCCCTTTCCAGCTGCCACCACCTGGCCCCAGAGCGGGCAGGCCATGGGGGGCAACGCGTAGTCGGGCTGGAGTAGTGGAGGGGCAGGAACAGGAGCCGGTGGCCACCTTGGAGAGCCAGCACTGCAGCCCTAGCCACTGCTGCCGGCCAGACCTGGAAGCAGAGACCATGGAGCTGGATGAGTGTGGGGGACCTGGGGGGAGTGGCAGTGGGGGTGGAGCCAGTGATACCTCTGGCTTTTCCTTCGATCAGGAATGGAAGCTCAGTTCAGATGAGTCCCCAAGGAACCCAGGATGCTCAGGCTCGGGGCCTCAGCACTGCCGCTGCAGTAGCACCTCCAGTCAGTCCGAGGCGGCTGACCAGTCCATGGGCTACGTGAGTGACTCCTCCTGCAACAGCTCAGATGGTGTGCTGGTCACCTTCAGCACCCTCTACAACAAGATGCATGGCAACTCCCGTGCCAATCTCAACTCCGCCCCACAGTCTTGCAGCAACTCTTCTTTCTGTAGCCACTCAGACCCTGGCGCCTTCTACCTGGACCTGCAGCCCTCCCCAGCCGAGTCGAAGATGTCTTGTGAGTCCCACCACCCTGACAgcggaggaagggaagggagctaTGGCTGTCCTCATGCCTCATCTCCTGAGCTCGATGCCAACTGCAACTCCTACCGCCCACACTGTGAGCCCTGCCCAGGTGTGGCTGACCTCACAGCCTGCTTCCAGAGCCAGGCCCGTCTTGTTGTGGCCACCCAGAATTACTATAAACTTGTCACCTGTGACCTCTCCTCCCAGTCATCCCCAAGCCCAGCTGGCTCTTCCATCACCAGCTGCTCTGAAGAACACACCAAGATAAGCCCTGCACCAGGCCCTGGCCCAGACCCTGGCCCTAGCCAGCCCTCTGAGTATTACCTAttccagaggccagaagtccagaCAGAAGAACAAGGAGTGGTGGGTTCCTCGGTGGAAGCAGCAGCTCCTATGGGCCCCGGTGTGATCGAGGGGCAAGTGTATACTAACACTTCACCCCCCAACCTTAGCACTGGACGCCAGCGCTCTCGGAGCTGTGATCGCAGCCTCGCGCGCAGCCCTCCTGTCCGCCTGGGCTCACTGGAACGCATGTTGAGTTGCCCAGTGCGCCTGAGTGAGGGTCCCGCGGCCCTCGCTGGGCCTGGCTCACCACCTCGGCGAGTCACCTCCTTTGCTGAGCTCGCCAAGGGCCGGAAGAAGGCTGCAGGCTCTGGCTCCCCTCCACTCCGAGTGAGCATTGGGGACTCCTCCCAAGAGTTCTCACCCATCCCAGAAGCCCAACAAGATAGGGTGGGCCCACTGGACGAGGGCACTCGCTGTAGCCACAGCCTACCACCCATGCCCTCAGGGCCCGGCATGGACATAATTGGCCCAGAGTCCTGGTCCACCCAGGTCTGTCAGGGCCCCCAGTCCAGTGAGATGCCACCTGCTAGCCTCAGAGCTGCTGGGCAAGGACCCCTGGCCCAGCTGATGGATCCAGGGTCTGCTCTCTCAGGGAGCCCAGCCAACAGCCATACCCAGAAGGATGCAAGAGCTAGAGCTGACG AGCAGGCCACAGCCACAGAAAGCCCACCCCCATGGAGCCGCTCCTGTCCTCCTGTTGCCCGGCCTGCCACCTCCCAGCAGCCACAGAAGGAGGATCAGAAGCTACTGACCTTGGCTGAGTACCGTCTCCATGGAACAGGAAGCTTGCCTCCTCTGGGCTCCTGGAGATCTAGCCTCAGTCGAGCAGAAAGCCTAGCCCGGGGAGGTGGTGAGGGCAGCATGGCCTCCAGGCCCAATAACG CCAACCACCTATCCCCTCAAGCACTCAAGTGGCGGGAATACAGGAGGAAGAACCCACTAGGGCCACCTGGATTGTCAGGGAGCCTAGACCGAAGGCCACAGGATGCTCGGCTGGCCCGAAGGAACCCCATCTTTGAGTTCCCTGGCTCCTTCAGTGCTGCTGGCCATCTGAACTGCCGGCTgaatg gtCAAATAGTGAAGCCATTACCACTGACCTGCCCTGACTTCCAAGATCCCTTTTCCTTGACTGAGAAGCCTCCAGCTGAGTTTTGTCTGTCCCCAGATGGCAACTCAGAGGCCATTTCCATTGACCTGCTTCAGAAAAAAG GGCTGGTAAAGGCGGTTAACACTGCTGTGGACCTCATCGTGGCCCATTTTGGCACAAGCCGGGATCCTGGGGTGAAG GCAAAGCTGGGAAACAGTTCTGTGAGCCCCAATGTGGGCCACCTGGTTCTGAAGTACTTGTGCCCTGCAGTCCAGGCTGTGCTGGAGGATGGGCTCAAGGCCTTCGTGCTAGATGTCATCATTGGGCAACGCAAGAACATGCCGTGGAGTGTGGTTGAGGCTTCCACACAGCTAG GCCCATCCACCAAGGTCCTGCATGGCCTCTACAACAAGGTCAGCCAGTTCCCAGAACTCACCAGTCACACCATGCGTTTCAACGCCTTCATTCTCGGCCTGCTGAA CATCCGGTCCCTGGAGTTCTGGTTTAATCACCTCTATAACCACGAAG ATATCATCCAGACCCACTACCAACCATGGGGCTTCCTGAGTGCAGCGCATACCGTGTGCCCCGGCCTCTTCGAGGAACTGCTGCTGCTACTGCAGCCCCTGGCCCTGCTGCCCTTCAGCCTCGACTTGCTATTCCAGCACCGGCTCCTGCAAAGTGGGCAGCAGCAGCGGCAACACAAGGAGCTGCTGCGGGTATCCCAGGATCTGCTGCTGTCTGCACACTCGACATTGCAGTTGGCCCgggccaggggccaggagggGCCTGGAGACATGGATAGGGCAGTCCatggggagcgggtgaagggtgTGGGTGCCCCTGAAGGTGGAGAAgacgaggaggaagaggagacagaagaggTGGCAGAGGCAGCTGGGGGTTCAGGGCGTGGCAGGTGGGCCCGAGGCGGGCAGGCTGGCTGGTGGTACCAGCTCATGCAGAGTTCCCAGGTCTACATAGATGGCTCAACTGAGGGCTCTAGGTTCCCCCGTGGTGGCAGCAATAgcagtgagaaaaagaaaggggccGGAGGCGGAGGACCACCCCCCCGAGAGGGAGTAGTTGAGGGGGCAgaggcctgccctgcccctgaGGAGACCCTTGGCCGGGACAGGGGCTGGCCCTTCTGGATGGGAAGCCCCCCCGATTCTGTGCTGGCTGAGCTGAGGCGTAGCCGGGAGAGGGAAGGATCCACTGCCCCCCCAGCAGAAAATGAGGAAGGAGCCTCAGAGCCTTCACCCGGGGGCATCAAGTGGGGACACCTCTTTGGCTCCCGAAAGGCTCAGCGGGAGACCCGGCCCACAAACAG GCTACCGTCTGACTGGCTGAGCCTGGACAAGTCCATGTTCCAACTAGTGGCACAGACGGTGGGTGCCCGCCGAGAGCCAGAGCCCAAGGAGAGCCTGCAGGAGCCACACTCCCCAGTCTTGCCCTCCAAGCCTCCATG CGAGGTGAAGGCACTGTGCCATCATCTGGCTACAGGCCCTGGACAGCTGAGCTTCCACAAGGGAGATATCCTACGGGTGCTGGGGCCAGCTGGAGGAGACTGGCTGCGCTGCAGCCGTGGCCCCGACACCGGCCTGGTGCCTCTGGCCTATGTGACCTTGACCCCAACTCCAAGTCCAACCCCAGGAAGCAGCCAAAACTGA